A region from the Acidobacteriota bacterium genome encodes:
- a CDS encoding phosphomannomutase/phosphoglucomutase: MAVNPGIFKAYDVRGIYPDEVNEEVAYQIGRAFVAYLHAGRIAVSRDMRLSSPSIARAFIDGALDQGCDVVDYGLMGTDMLYFAVARDGHDGGAQITASHNPKQYNGMKLVRREAFPLSGDAGISDIRDAIVSGGLPANAAARGRVSESRVLEDYVRHVMSFIDPPLIKPFNVVLDAGSGIGGLVAPPLFDRLPCRTTRLCFDVDGTFPNHEANPLIEENRRDITEAVLAEHADIGIAWDGDADRCFFIDGDGEFIAGDFVTALLAEAFLLKHPGARIVYDVRASYAVKDIVARYGGTALINRVGHAFFKKRMREENAIFGGEVTGHYYFRDNFYADNGFIPALLILELMSKKGQTLAELLEPLRKKYFISGEINTKLPDMALVQQKLDELERRYADGHITRMDGISVEYPDWHFNVRPSNTEPLLRLNLEATTAGEMDRRRDEVLGLIRR, translated from the coding sequence ATGGCAGTGAATCCCGGAATCTTCAAGGCCTACGACGTCCGCGGAATCTATCCGGACGAGGTCAACGAAGAGGTCGCCTACCAGATCGGCCGCGCGTTCGTCGCGTACCTGCACGCGGGGCGAATCGCCGTGTCGCGGGACATGCGCCTCTCGTCGCCGTCGATCGCCAGGGCCTTCATCGACGGCGCCCTCGACCAGGGCTGCGACGTCGTGGACTACGGCTTGATGGGCACCGACATGCTCTACTTTGCCGTTGCACGCGACGGACACGACGGGGGCGCGCAGATCACCGCGTCCCACAATCCGAAACAGTACAACGGCATGAAACTGGTTCGGCGGGAGGCGTTCCCGCTGTCGGGCGACGCGGGTATTTCAGACATCCGCGACGCGATCGTGAGCGGCGGGCTGCCCGCCAACGCGGCGGCGCGGGGGCGCGTGTCGGAAAGCCGCGTGCTCGAGGACTACGTCAGGCACGTCATGTCCTTCATCGATCCGCCGCTCATCAAGCCGTTCAACGTGGTTCTCGATGCCGGCAGCGGCATCGGCGGGCTCGTCGCGCCGCCGCTGTTCGACCGCCTGCCGTGCCGGACCACTCGGCTGTGCTTCGACGTGGACGGCACGTTTCCCAATCACGAAGCGAACCCGCTCATCGAAGAGAATCGCCGGGACATCACCGAGGCGGTCCTCGCCGAGCACGCCGACATCGGCATCGCGTGGGACGGCGACGCCGATCGCTGCTTCTTCATCGACGGGGACGGCGAGTTCATCGCCGGCGACTTCGTGACGGCGCTGCTCGCCGAGGCATTCCTCCTGAAGCACCCGGGAGCCAGGATCGTGTACGACGTCCGCGCCAGCTACGCCGTCAAGGACATCGTGGCGCGCTACGGGGGCACGGCGCTCATCAACCGCGTCGGCCACGCGTTTTTCAAGAAGCGGATGCGGGAGGAGAACGCGATTTTCGGCGGCGAGGTGACCGGCCACTACTACTTCCGCGACAACTTCTACGCGGACAACGGCTTCATCCCCGCGCTCCTCATCCTCGAGCTGATGTCCAAGAAGGGGCAGACGCTCGCCGAGCTGCTCGAGCCGCTGCGGAAGAAGTACTTCATCTCGGGCGAGATCAACACGAAGCTGCCGGACATGGCGCTGGTGCAGCAGAAACTCGACGAGCTGGAACGGCGTTACGCGGACGGCCACATCACGAGGATGGACGGCATTTCCGTCGAGTACCCCGACTGGCACTTCAACGTCCGCCCCTCCAACACCGAGCCCCTGCTGCGGCTCAATCTCGAGGCGACCACCGCCGGCGAAATGGATCGGCGCCGTGACGAGGTGCTCGGGCTTATCCGCCGGTGA
- a CDS encoding response regulator → MPPDAAGAGAAAGPTHWGPDSAARDAERARRLAALHLVEIPRIRIAGCALLALAVLLHNRLVFGSAGAWLPFAGALMSYALAAALLLRVLHGRLTRFDPSIIFLAADLPFWAAAVYVTGADRSWLFFVMVLRTADQTIVSLRRAVIFAHLATVMYPAMLLYAVWVDGRPVSWPVEITKTLLIYAGSLYISLIARTGERYRRRRAETQRLAEELSHTAWRQQQLLLRIFNATSDGLAFISPRGHVESANAQAGQLLGFDAAAATGCEAAGILGRQARTIPDGAPFDGVLRNVVAARAEAHGHVRGSAGRILHWHAQPTDDDGGGFLGLTVTVRDVTRPQELIEQLEENARLLEEARGRAETAGRARAEFLANITHELRTPLAAILALSQLARDARGDEQRRHLRRMQVSAESLLASINDILDYSKMDAGRLELEHVPFSLRAIVDEVLDTASLSAEDKGLSLARGVEPDVPDICVGDPVRVRQVLSNLVGNAVKFTEKGGVNVRVGVAALADGQALVHVEVADTGIGIPPEKQKWIFEAFAQADGSTTRRYGGTGLGLSIAAHLTSLMGGNLWVESEPGHGSRFHFTAALRVHESAQAGPAGVAIETTGDRRREPARGIRRILMADDSPLQRELLSHLLRARGYEVVSASNGAEAVTAFTATRIDAVIVDWQMPEMDGLQTTRAIRQAERHTARRVPIIAATAAVRPEDRTRGLAAGVDYFLAKPIPTSMLLSILETGPKEVPGPDPDAVSAGRAELLAHFGDEQLVRRMIELFLGEGPRLVGELRAALDRGDRDGVRKSAHALNGAIANFPARDARRTAAQMERLALAGDLVQAETLFPELRDAVRWISLQLPTLL, encoded by the coding sequence ATGCCCCCAGACGCCGCTGGTGCGGGCGCCGCCGCGGGTCCCACCCATTGGGGCCCGGACTCCGCCGCGCGCGATGCCGAGCGTGCCCGGCGCCTCGCGGCCCTCCACCTGGTCGAAATCCCCCGGATCCGCATCGCCGGCTGCGCGCTGCTCGCCCTCGCGGTCCTCCTGCACAATCGGCTGGTGTTCGGGTCGGCGGGCGCCTGGCTGCCGTTTGCCGGCGCGCTCATGTCGTACGCGCTGGCCGCTGCACTCCTGTTGCGGGTCCTGCACGGCCGCCTGACGCGCTTCGACCCGTCGATCATTTTCCTCGCTGCCGACCTGCCGTTCTGGGCCGCCGCGGTGTATGTCACGGGCGCCGACCGCAGCTGGTTGTTCTTCGTCATGGTTCTGCGCACGGCGGACCAGACCATCGTCAGCTTGCGCCGCGCGGTGATCTTCGCGCACCTCGCGACGGTGATGTATCCCGCGATGCTGCTGTACGCCGTGTGGGTGGACGGCCGTCCCGTCTCCTGGCCCGTCGAGATCACGAAGACGCTTCTCATCTACGCGGGCAGCCTGTACATCTCGCTGATCGCCAGGACCGGCGAGCGGTACCGCCGGCGGCGCGCGGAGACGCAGCGGCTTGCGGAAGAACTCTCGCACACGGCGTGGCGCCAGCAGCAATTGCTGCTGCGAATTTTCAACGCCACCTCCGACGGGTTGGCGTTCATCTCCCCGCGCGGGCACGTGGAATCGGCCAACGCACAAGCCGGCCAGCTGCTCGGCTTCGACGCGGCCGCCGCGACGGGGTGCGAGGCGGCGGGCATCCTCGGCCGGCAGGCGCGCACGATCCCCGACGGGGCGCCGTTCGACGGCGTGCTGCGCAATGTGGTTGCGGCGCGCGCGGAGGCGCACGGGCACGTGCGCGGCTCCGCCGGGCGCATCCTCCACTGGCACGCCCAGCCCACCGACGATGACGGCGGCGGCTTCCTGGGCCTGACCGTGACCGTGCGGGACGTGACCCGCCCGCAGGAACTTATCGAGCAGCTCGAGGAAAACGCCCGGCTGCTGGAGGAGGCGCGCGGCCGCGCGGAAACCGCCGGGCGCGCGCGCGCGGAATTCCTCGCGAACATCACCCACGAGCTGCGCACGCCGTTGGCCGCCATCCTCGCACTGTCGCAGCTGGCGCGCGACGCGCGCGGCGACGAGCAGCGCCGCCACCTCCGGCGGATGCAGGTCAGCGCCGAATCGTTGCTGGCGTCGATCAACGACATCCTCGACTACTCGAAGATGGACGCGGGGCGCCTGGAACTCGAGCACGTCCCGTTTTCACTGCGCGCCATCGTCGATGAAGTGCTCGACACGGCGTCCCTGTCGGCCGAAGACAAGGGGCTCTCGCTCGCGCGCGGCGTCGAACCGGACGTGCCCGATATCTGTGTCGGAGACCCCGTGCGCGTGCGACAGGTGCTCTCGAACCTGGTCGGCAACGCGGTCAAGTTCACGGAGAAGGGGGGCGTGAACGTCCGCGTCGGCGTCGCCGCGCTCGCCGACGGGCAGGCGCTGGTGCATGTCGAGGTGGCCGATACCGGCATCGGCATACCTCCCGAGAAACAGAAGTGGATCTTCGAGGCGTTCGCACAAGCCGACGGATCGACCACGCGCCGCTACGGCGGAACGGGACTGGGCCTCTCGATCGCCGCGCACCTCACCTCGTTGATGGGCGGGAACCTCTGGGTCGAGAGCGAACCGGGCCACGGCAGCCGGTTCCACTTCACGGCTGCGCTGCGCGTGCACGAGAGCGCCCAGGCCGGCCCGGCCGGCGTGGCGATTGAAACCACCGGCGACCGTCGCCGGGAGCCGGCGCGCGGGATTCGCCGAATCCTCATGGCGGATGACAGCCCGCTGCAGCGCGAGCTGCTCTCGCACCTCCTCCGCGCGCGTGGCTATGAGGTGGTCTCCGCGTCAAACGGCGCCGAAGCGGTGACCGCGTTCACCGCCACGCGCATCGACGCCGTCATCGTCGACTGGCAGATGCCGGAAATGGACGGCCTGCAGACGACGCGCGCCATCCGGCAGGCGGAGCGACACACGGCGAGGCGCGTGCCGATCATCGCCGCCACGGCCGCCGTGAGACCCGAGGACCGGACGCGAGGTCTTGCCGCCGGCGTGGATTACTTCCTTGCGAAGCCGATTCCGACATCGATGCTGCTCTCGATTCTCGAGACCGGCCCGAAAGAAGTGCCCGGCCCCGACCCGGATGCGGTGTCGGCCGGCCGCGCCGAGCTCCTCGCGCACTTCGGCGACGAACAACTCGTGCGACGAATGATCGAATTGTTCCTGGGCGAGGGCCCGCGGCTGGTTGGAGAACTGCGCGCCGCTCTCGATCGGGGAGACCGCGATGGCGTGCGAAAGAGCGCCCACGCCCTGAACGGCGCGATCGCGAACTTTCCCGCCCGCGACGCCCGGCGAACCGCCGCGCAGATGGAGCGGCTCGCGCTCGCCGGCGACCTGGTGCAGGCCGAGACGCTCTTCCCCGAGCTGCGGGATGCCGTCAGGTGGATCTCGCTGCAGCTCCCGACGCTGCTCTAG
- a CDS encoding VWA domain-containing protein, translated as MIRLAAALSLALTATALLIAAQQTPAVAPRQPTFRSEANYIRVDAFIATRDGVAIEDLTLADFELLEDGVLQKIEAFEHVRIQPAGPQVARIEPNSQQIGHQMAAEPRARVFVLFLDVDHVPVEGSYRLKTALAAMLTRMLGVDDFIGILTSRHSPTDLILARKTALIEEQLEKYWYWGQMHGLSLHPDETSYLACYGRYPGGETVAYEMIARRREKLALDALRDLVVYLRGVREERKAVLILTAGWPLFRPDLRLARPLGSRGGGVMAPPPIIVGPGGQPRSGDDPREPSQQTRCDQHRLELAQIDHWDAFQRLMQDANRANVSFYPIDPRGLVVFDTPISAPAIPSLTMDAAMVRARQTSLRTLAEETDGLAVVSTNNLVEGLRKISADLTSYYLLGYYSPNASLDGKYHRITVRVKRPGAVVRARKGYRAASRDEVARGAEVSAAPPAAARAGNAAAASALNRLSLIRPDAAMYVHATHERGGALWVAGEIPAATARTDAWARGVRVSIMAVDASGSTVGVARKEIAPGQRDFVTPVALDDPAVTPARVQVRAEPAGAPAVGLEVAPLAGAPLLMRRSGAATPKAAADFRFFRTEELIYRWPLAASESSGRVRVLDRAGEGMALSSSPVEQSADGGRWMTGTLTLAPLVNGDYLLELTKQAAGATKTVLVPFRIAR; from the coding sequence GTGATCCGTCTCGCCGCCGCGCTGTCGCTTGCGCTCACGGCAACCGCCCTGCTCATCGCCGCGCAGCAAACGCCCGCCGTTGCGCCGCGCCAGCCGACGTTCCGTTCCGAAGCCAATTACATCCGCGTCGACGCGTTCATCGCCACCCGCGACGGCGTCGCGATCGAGGACCTGACACTCGCTGATTTCGAGCTGCTCGAGGACGGCGTCCTCCAGAAGATTGAGGCGTTCGAGCACGTCCGGATTCAGCCGGCAGGGCCCCAGGTCGCCCGCATCGAGCCGAACAGTCAGCAGATCGGGCATCAGATGGCTGCCGAACCGCGGGCGCGGGTCTTTGTCCTGTTCCTCGACGTCGACCACGTGCCGGTCGAGGGGTCCTATCGCCTGAAGACGGCGCTCGCGGCGATGCTCACGCGGATGCTGGGGGTTGATGACTTCATCGGCATCCTGACCTCACGGCACAGCCCCACGGATCTGATCCTGGCCCGGAAGACCGCGCTCATCGAAGAGCAGCTGGAGAAGTACTGGTACTGGGGGCAGATGCACGGCCTGTCGCTCCACCCCGACGAAACGTCCTACCTGGCCTGCTATGGCCGGTATCCGGGCGGGGAAACGGTCGCCTACGAGATGATCGCGCGCCGCCGCGAGAAGCTCGCGCTCGACGCGCTGCGCGACCTCGTGGTCTATTTGCGTGGCGTGCGCGAGGAGCGGAAGGCCGTGCTGATTCTGACGGCGGGCTGGCCGTTGTTCCGGCCGGATCTGCGGCTGGCGCGCCCGCTCGGATCGCGGGGCGGCGGCGTCATGGCGCCGCCGCCGATCATCGTCGGTCCGGGCGGGCAGCCGCGATCGGGCGACGACCCGAGAGAGCCGTCGCAGCAGACGCGCTGCGACCAGCACCGGCTCGAACTCGCGCAAATAGACCACTGGGACGCGTTCCAGCGGCTCATGCAGGATGCGAATCGCGCGAACGTGAGCTTTTATCCGATCGACCCTCGCGGCCTGGTCGTGTTCGACACGCCGATCAGCGCGCCCGCGATCCCGAGCCTGACGATGGACGCGGCGATGGTGCGCGCGCGTCAGACCTCGTTGCGGACGCTGGCGGAGGAGACCGATGGCCTCGCGGTCGTGAGCACGAACAACCTGGTCGAAGGTCTGCGGAAGATCAGCGCGGATCTCACGTCGTATTACCTGCTCGGGTACTACTCGCCGAATGCTTCGCTCGACGGCAAATATCACCGCATCACCGTGCGCGTGAAGCGGCCTGGTGCGGTGGTGCGCGCGCGGAAGGGCTATCGTGCCGCCAGCCGGGATGAAGTGGCGCGCGGAGCGGAGGTGTCCGCCGCGCCGCCCGCCGCGGCGCGCGCCGGCAACGCGGCGGCGGCGTCCGCGCTCAACCGGCTGTCGCTCATCAGGCCGGACGCGGCCATGTATGTCCATGCGACGCACGAGCGCGGCGGTGCGCTCTGGGTGGCCGGGGAAATACCGGCCGCCACCGCGCGCACCGACGCGTGGGCGCGCGGCGTTCGCGTCTCGATCATGGCGGTTGACGCGTCGGGCAGCACCGTGGGGGTCGCGCGAAAGGAGATCGCGCCCGGACAGCGCGATTTCGTCACCCCGGTCGCGCTCGACGATCCCGCTGTCACGCCCGCGCGCGTGCAGGTCAGGGCCGAGCCGGCCGGAGCGCCGGCGGTGGGGCTCGAAGTGGCGCCGCTGGCAGGGGCGCCGCTTCTCATGCGCCGCTCGGGCGCGGCGACCCCGAAAGCGGCAGCCGATTTCAGGTTCTTCCGGACGGAGGAACTGATCTACCGGTGGCCGCTTGCGGCGTCGGAATCCTCCGGGCGCGTCCGCGTGCTGGATCGCGCCGGCGAAGGGATGGCCTTGTCCTCGTCGCCTGTCGAGCAGTCCGCCGACGGCGGCCGGTGGATGACGGGCACACTGACGCTGGCGCCCCTCGTCAACGGCGACTACCTCCTCGAGCTGACCAAGCAGGCGGCTGGCGCGACGAAAACGGTCCTGGTGCCGTTCCGGATCGCCCGCTAG
- a CDS encoding response regulator: MAFSDTGDGGASEAPLPSETILLVEDEPAVRALFAVALRQAGYQVLEARNGTEALAVFAEAREEIRLLLTDIRMPYLGGTELAAKLLKEKPELRLLYISGYPTRLELGPNSALLQKPFVRADLLRAVRDMLDRPIVSA, from the coding sequence ATGGCTTTTTCGGATACCGGCGATGGCGGTGCCAGCGAGGCGCCTCTCCCCTCGGAGACCATCCTGCTCGTTGAAGACGAACCGGCCGTCAGGGCCCTGTTCGCCGTGGCCCTCCGGCAGGCGGGCTACCAGGTCCTCGAGGCGCGCAATGGGACCGAAGCGCTGGCGGTGTTTGCCGAGGCCCGCGAAGAGATCAGGCTGCTGCTGACCGACATCCGGATGCCGTACCTGGGAGGAACCGAACTCGCGGCAAAGCTTCTGAAGGAGAAGCCGGAGTTGCGGTTGCTCTATATCTCGGGGTATCCGACGCGCCTCGAGTTGGGGCCCAACTCGGCGCTGCTGCAGAAGCCGTTCGTCCGCGCCGACCTGCTGCGGGCGGTGCGTGACATGCTCGATCGACCGATTGTTTCCGCCTGA
- a CDS encoding MerR family transcriptional regulator, which produces MLAELPNRSLFKAPEVCEIAQLQPYVLRSWEAEFPDLGVTRAGSSGRVYRRDDLDRVLRLKHLLFVEGLTLAGARRRLEEERAPLPAIEEFAADAAASRPAAGGVSSPDKRDGALRRQLGAVRQGLRELLDMLETEGAAQRPFELHAPRGPRPAKHAAKAKASKGASRARHRKAR; this is translated from the coding sequence ATGCTCGCGGAACTGCCGAACAGGTCCCTGTTCAAAGCGCCCGAGGTCTGCGAGATCGCGCAGCTCCAGCCGTACGTGCTGCGTTCGTGGGAAGCGGAGTTTCCCGATCTCGGCGTGACGCGCGCGGGATCGTCCGGCCGCGTCTATCGTCGTGACGATCTCGATCGCGTGTTGCGGCTGAAGCATCTGCTCTTCGTCGAAGGGTTGACGCTCGCGGGCGCGCGACGGCGGCTGGAAGAGGAACGCGCGCCGCTGCCGGCGATCGAAGAGTTCGCGGCCGACGCGGCGGCGTCCCGGCCTGCGGCGGGCGGGGTCTCTTCGCCGGACAAGCGCGACGGCGCGCTGCGACGACAGCTCGGCGCCGTGCGGCAGGGACTGCGCGAGCTGCTGGACATGTTGGAGACGGAAGGGGCGGCGCAGCGTCCGTTTGAGTTGCACGCGCCGCGCGGACCGCGTCCGGCCAAACACGCGGCGAAAGCGAAGGCCTCGAAGGGGGCCAGCCGGGCCAGGCACCGCAAGGCGCGGTAG
- the der gene encoding ribosome biogenesis GTPase Der, whose amino-acid sequence MAVRRIPAVVLVGRPNVGKSTLFNRITETRRAIVTAVAGTTRDINVQPAEWQGTAFSLVDTGGMFGESEDPLHELVVVHGRKAIKGADVVVFIVDGREGPVPGDAEIAQALHEAGKPVIVAVNKADDRRAHGRSVEFYQYGFEPVLEIAAEHGIGIGDLLDEVLKRLPARRPVPSTPPTELDAHASQDAELAVAIVGRPNVGKSSLLNRLLREERAMVSDMPGTTRDAVDAVLRWHRRTFRLVDTAGIRRPGRVARAGQMESVSVLVARRAIERADVALLVIDATEGATDQDGAIAGEVEKAGSGVVIVVNKWDLMKGRGQDYAKEFDDKLRFQLKFLEYAPLLHISALTGERTPKLLEMVDKVAVARARRIPTGELNRFIQAVTASHPPASPGKREVRILYAAQTAVNPPTFVFFTNVATEFHFSYERFLSNRLRESFGLIGTPIRIQVRKRQRGVRS is encoded by the coding sequence ATGGCGGTGAGGCGCATTCCCGCGGTTGTGCTGGTCGGCAGGCCGAACGTCGGCAAGTCCACGCTGTTCAACCGCATCACCGAAACACGCCGCGCGATCGTCACGGCCGTTGCCGGGACGACGCGCGACATCAACGTGCAGCCGGCTGAATGGCAGGGAACCGCGTTCTCGCTCGTGGATACCGGCGGGATGTTCGGCGAGAGCGAAGATCCCCTGCATGAGCTGGTGGTGGTGCACGGACGCAAGGCCATCAAAGGTGCGGACGTCGTCGTGTTCATCGTCGACGGACGCGAAGGGCCGGTCCCTGGCGATGCGGAAATCGCGCAAGCGCTTCACGAGGCAGGCAAGCCCGTCATCGTCGCCGTGAACAAGGCGGACGACCGCCGGGCGCACGGCCGTTCCGTGGAGTTCTACCAGTACGGGTTCGAGCCGGTGCTCGAGATTGCGGCCGAGCACGGTATCGGAATAGGCGATTTACTCGACGAGGTCCTGAAGCGGCTGCCAGCCAGGCGGCCGGTGCCGTCGACGCCGCCGACGGAGCTGGATGCCCACGCCAGCCAGGACGCGGAACTCGCCGTGGCCATCGTGGGACGGCCGAACGTGGGCAAGTCATCGCTCCTGAACCGCCTGCTGCGCGAGGAGCGCGCGATGGTGAGCGACATGCCGGGTACCACCCGCGATGCCGTCGATGCCGTGCTGCGATGGCACCGGCGGACGTTCCGGCTGGTCGATACCGCGGGCATCCGCCGGCCGGGACGCGTCGCGCGGGCCGGGCAGATGGAATCGGTGAGCGTGCTCGTCGCGAGACGCGCGATCGAGCGGGCCGACGTGGCGCTGCTGGTGATCGACGCGACAGAGGGCGCGACCGACCAGGACGGCGCCATCGCGGGAGAGGTGGAGAAGGCGGGCAGCGGCGTGGTCATCGTCGTCAACAAGTGGGATCTGATGAAAGGCCGCGGGCAGGATTACGCGAAGGAGTTCGACGACAAGCTGCGGTTCCAGTTGAAATTCCTGGAGTATGCGCCGCTGCTGCACATCTCGGCGCTCACCGGCGAGCGGACGCCGAAACTGCTCGAGATGGTGGACAAGGTCGCCGTGGCACGCGCGCGCCGGATTCCGACGGGAGAGCTGAACCGTTTCATCCAGGCCGTGACCGCCTCGCACCCGCCTGCAAGCCCGGGCAAGAGGGAAGTCCGCATCCTTTACGCGGCGCAAACGGCGGTGAATCCGCCGACGTTCGTGTTCTTCACGAACGTCGCGACCGAGTTCCATTTCTCGTACGAGCGGTTCCTCAGCAACCGGTTGCGAGAGTCCTTCGGCCTGATCGGCACCCCGATCCGGATCCAGGTGCGGAAGCGTCAACGGGGGGTCAGGTCTTGA
- a CDS encoding integration host factor subunit beta, which produces MIKVDIVNEVSRVADITKVKAEVAVDAVFDAMRLSMQRGERIELRGFGVFQVKPRKRGIGRNPRTGKEVRIPPGRTIRFKPGKELQNIGG; this is translated from the coding sequence ATGATCAAGGTCGACATCGTCAACGAGGTGTCGCGCGTGGCCGACATCACCAAAGTGAAGGCTGAGGTCGCCGTGGACGCCGTGTTCGATGCGATGCGGCTCTCGATGCAGCGCGGCGAGCGGATCGAGCTGCGCGGCTTCGGCGTGTTCCAGGTGAAGCCCCGCAAGCGAGGCATCGGCCGCAACCCGCGAACGGGCAAGGAAGTCCGCATCCCGCCCGGGCGGACCATCCGCTTCAAACCGGGCAAGGAACTCCAGAATATCGGCGGTTAG
- a CDS encoding site-2 protease family protein has translation MSTEYRPAPLQPSELQWADPASVSSEIPCGEWPSRRFHHRYWLHALLLLITLVTTTAAGGLHYASFLSDFGARALATGELLSYIWPQGLWYSGTLLLILGAHEMGHYLACRYHQVDATLPYFLPAPLPLTGTIGAFIRIREAFPNRRILFDIGVAGPLAGFAVLVPALFAGLAMSTIAPLPADFSGLALGEPLLFRAAARIVWGAVPDGYSINMHPMVFASWFGLFATALNLMPFGQLDGGHISYAALGRRSTIISLVTIAVAVGLTFVSSSWMVVTVMMVLMLLAFGAKHPSVIDDAIELDPPRRAVALFSAVVFVVCFTPVPIEPLELLR, from the coding sequence GTGTCCACCGAATATCGGCCGGCGCCGCTGCAGCCCTCCGAGCTGCAGTGGGCGGACCCGGCATCCGTCTCGTCCGAGATCCCTTGCGGCGAATGGCCCTCGCGGCGATTCCATCACCGCTACTGGCTTCACGCCCTGCTCCTGCTGATCACGCTTGTGACGACAACCGCCGCCGGCGGCCTCCACTACGCCAGTTTTCTCTCCGACTTCGGCGCGCGCGCGTTGGCGACCGGCGAGCTTTTGTCCTACATCTGGCCCCAGGGGCTGTGGTACAGCGGCACGCTGCTTCTCATCCTGGGAGCACACGAGATGGGTCACTATCTCGCGTGCCGTTACCACCAGGTGGATGCCACGCTACCGTACTTCCTGCCTGCGCCGCTGCCGCTGACCGGCACGATCGGCGCGTTCATCAGGATTCGCGAAGCGTTCCCCAACCGGAGGATCTTATTCGACATTGGCGTGGCGGGGCCGCTCGCGGGCTTCGCGGTGCTGGTGCCGGCCCTGTTCGCCGGGCTGGCCATGTCGACGATCGCCCCGCTGCCGGCCGACTTCAGCGGCCTGGCGCTGGGAGAGCCGTTGCTGTTCAGGGCTGCGGCGAGGATCGTGTGGGGAGCGGTACCGGACGGGTATTCGATCAACATGCATCCGATGGTATTCGCGTCCTGGTTCGGATTGTTCGCGACGGCGCTGAACCTGATGCCGTTCGGACAGCTCGATGGCGGGCACATCTCCTATGCGGCGCTCGGGCGGCGGTCCACGATCATCTCGCTGGTGACGATTGCCGTGGCGGTTGGCCTCACGTTCGTGTCGAGCAGCTGGATGGTCGTCACCGTCATGATGGTTCTGATGCTGCTCGCCTTCGGCGCGAAGCATCCCAGTGTCATCGACGACGCGATCGAGCTCGATCCGCCGCGCCGCGCTGTCGCGCTGTTTTCCGCGGTGGTGTTCGTGGTCTGCTTCACGCCCGTTCCGATCGAACCGTTGGAGCTCCTCCGCTAG